The Orcinus orca chromosome 16, mOrcOrc1.1, whole genome shotgun sequence genome includes a window with the following:
- the PLAGL2 gene encoding zinc finger protein PLAGL2 isoform X2 — protein sequence MATHSAQKPHQCMYCDKMFHRKDHLRNHLQTHDPNKEALHCSECGKNYNTKLGYRRHLAMHAASSGDLSCKVCLQTFESTQALLEHLKAHSRRVAGGTKEKKHPCDHCDRRFYTRKDVRRHLVVHTGRKDFLCQYCAQRFGRKDHLTRHVKKSHSQELLKIKTEPVDMLGLLSCSSTVNVKEELSPVLCMASRDVMGAKAFPGMLPMGMYGAHIPTMPSAGVPHSLVHNTLPMGMSYPLESSPISSPAQLPPKYQLGSTSYLPDKLPKVEVDSFLAELPGSLSLSSAEPQPASPQPAAAAALLDEALLTKSPANLSEALCAANVDFSHLLGFLPLNLPPCNPPGATGGLVMGYSQAEAQPLLTTLQAQPQDSPGAGGPLNFGPLHSLPPVFTSGLSTTTLPRFHQAFQ from the coding sequence ATGGCCACTCACTCAGCCCAGAAACCCCACCAGTGCATGTACTGTGATAAGATGTTTCACCGCAAGGATCATCTGCGGAACCACCTGCAGACCCATGACCCCAACAAAGAGGCCCTCCACTGTTCTGAGTGTGGTAAGAATTACAATACAAAGCTGGGCTACCGGCGCCACCTGGCCATGCATGCCGCCAGCAGTGGTGACCTCAGCTGCAAGGTGTGCCTGCAGACCTTCGAGAGTACCCAGGCCCTGCTAGAGCACCTGAAGGCCCACTCACGCCGGGTAGCAGGTGGCACCAAGGAGAAGAAGCACCCCTGTGACCACTGTGACCGGCGGTTCTATACTCGTAAGGATGTGCGGCGGCACCTGGTGGTCCACACAGGCCGGAAAGACTTCCTGTGCCAGTACTGTGCCCAGCGATTTGGCCGCAAAGACCACCTGACACGTCATGTCAAGAAGAGTCACTCGCAAGAGCTGCTCAAGATCAAGACAGAGCCAGTGGACATGTTAGGCCTACTCAGCTGCAGCTCCACAGTCAATGTGAAGGAAGAGCTGAGCCCTGTGCTGTGCATGGCCTCTCGGGACGTGATGGGGGCCAAGGCCTTCCCTGGCATGTTGCCCATGGGCATGTATGGTGCCCACATCCCTACCATGCCCAGTGCGGGCGTGCCACACTCCCTGGTGCACAACACGCTGCCCATGGGTATGAGCTACCCTCTGGAGTCCTCACCTATCTCTTCCCCAGCTCAGCTTCCTCCAAAATACCAGCTTGGATCTACCTCATACTTGCCCGACAAATTGCCCAAAGTGGAGGTGGATAGTTTTCTGGCGGAGCTTCCTGGAAGCCTGTCTCTCTCATCCGCTGAACCCCAGCCCGCCTCACCTCAGCCGGCGGCAGCTGCGGCCCTCCTAGATGAAGCACTGCTCACCAAGAGCCCCGCCAACCTCTCTGAGGCCCTCTGCGCTGCTAATGTGGACTTCTCCCACTTACTGGGCTTTCTTCCTCTCAACCTGCCCCCATGTAACCCACCCGGGGCCACAGGAGGCCTGGTCATGGGCTACTCCCAGGCCGAGgcgcagcccctgctcaccacttTGCAAGCTCAGCCTCAAGATTCCCCGGGAGCTGGGGGACCGCTGAACTTTGGGCCTCTGCACTCCTTGCCTCCTGTCTTCACCTCTGGCCTGAGCACCACCACCCTGCCTCGTTTCCACCAGGCATTCCAGTAG
- the PLAGL2 gene encoding zinc finger protein PLAGL2 isoform X1 has translation MTTFFTSVPPWIQDAKQEEEVGWKLVPRPRGREAESQVKCQCEISGTPFSNGEKLRPQSLPHPEQRPYSCPQLHCGKAFASKYKLYRHMATHSAQKPHQCMYCDKMFHRKDHLRNHLQTHDPNKEALHCSECGKNYNTKLGYRRHLAMHAASSGDLSCKVCLQTFESTQALLEHLKAHSRRVAGGTKEKKHPCDHCDRRFYTRKDVRRHLVVHTGRKDFLCQYCAQRFGRKDHLTRHVKKSHSQELLKIKTEPVDMLGLLSCSSTVNVKEELSPVLCMASRDVMGAKAFPGMLPMGMYGAHIPTMPSAGVPHSLVHNTLPMGMSYPLESSPISSPAQLPPKYQLGSTSYLPDKLPKVEVDSFLAELPGSLSLSSAEPQPASPQPAAAAALLDEALLTKSPANLSEALCAANVDFSHLLGFLPLNLPPCNPPGATGGLVMGYSQAEAQPLLTTLQAQPQDSPGAGGPLNFGPLHSLPPVFTSGLSTTTLPRFHQAFQ, from the exons ATGACCACATTTTTCACCAGCGTACCCCCCTGGATTCAAGATGCAAAGCAGGAGGAGGAAGTGGGCTGGAAACTAGTTCCCAGGCCTCGGGGCCGGGAGGCGGAGAGTCAAGTGAAGTGCCAATGTGAAATCTCGGGGACACCCTTCTCAAATGGGGAGAAGCTGAGGCCTCAGAGCCTCCCCCATCCAGAGCAGAGACCGTATAGCTGCCCTCAGCTGCACTGTGGCAAGGCGTTTGCCTCCAAGTACAAGCTGTATAG GCACATGGCCACTCACTCAGCCCAGAAACCCCACCAGTGCATGTACTGTGATAAGATGTTTCACCGCAAGGATCATCTGCGGAACCACCTGCAGACCCATGACCCCAACAAAGAGGCCCTCCACTGTTCTGAGTGTGGTAAGAATTACAATACAAAGCTGGGCTACCGGCGCCACCTGGCCATGCATGCCGCCAGCAGTGGTGACCTCAGCTGCAAGGTGTGCCTGCAGACCTTCGAGAGTACCCAGGCCCTGCTAGAGCACCTGAAGGCCCACTCACGCCGGGTAGCAGGTGGCACCAAGGAGAAGAAGCACCCCTGTGACCACTGTGACCGGCGGTTCTATACTCGTAAGGATGTGCGGCGGCACCTGGTGGTCCACACAGGCCGGAAAGACTTCCTGTGCCAGTACTGTGCCCAGCGATTTGGCCGCAAAGACCACCTGACACGTCATGTCAAGAAGAGTCACTCGCAAGAGCTGCTCAAGATCAAGACAGAGCCAGTGGACATGTTAGGCCTACTCAGCTGCAGCTCCACAGTCAATGTGAAGGAAGAGCTGAGCCCTGTGCTGTGCATGGCCTCTCGGGACGTGATGGGGGCCAAGGCCTTCCCTGGCATGTTGCCCATGGGCATGTATGGTGCCCACATCCCTACCATGCCCAGTGCGGGCGTGCCACACTCCCTGGTGCACAACACGCTGCCCATGGGTATGAGCTACCCTCTGGAGTCCTCACCTATCTCTTCCCCAGCTCAGCTTCCTCCAAAATACCAGCTTGGATCTACCTCATACTTGCCCGACAAATTGCCCAAAGTGGAGGTGGATAGTTTTCTGGCGGAGCTTCCTGGAAGCCTGTCTCTCTCATCCGCTGAACCCCAGCCCGCCTCACCTCAGCCGGCGGCAGCTGCGGCCCTCCTAGATGAAGCACTGCTCACCAAGAGCCCCGCCAACCTCTCTGAGGCCCTCTGCGCTGCTAATGTGGACTTCTCCCACTTACTGGGCTTTCTTCCTCTCAACCTGCCCCCATGTAACCCACCCGGGGCCACAGGAGGCCTGGTCATGGGCTACTCCCAGGCCGAGgcgcagcccctgctcaccacttTGCAAGCTCAGCCTCAAGATTCCCCGGGAGCTGGGGGACCGCTGAACTTTGGGCCTCTGCACTCCTTGCCTCCTGTCTTCACCTCTGGCCTGAGCACCACCACCCTGCCTCGTTTCCACCAGGCATTCCAGTAG